The proteins below are encoded in one region of Engraulis encrasicolus isolate BLACKSEA-1 chromosome 1, IST_EnEncr_1.0, whole genome shotgun sequence:
- the LOC134453911 gene encoding uncharacterized protein LOC134453911 codes for MAFKEIKEEDFADFLQEYIQQTREDKSNSPPPCKEETCFTEGMKVEEETLLMEHSDHGPTSSSKASQTLQLTTSEAEIDEDFQDYYQESMHNMQEKNDNKDTNQTVPLQGCRYGSKTASSPKMELKIILNAISGLSNMMTNTMRVYMERIDQRFNVLEARLDAVEKGLEGLQSNVLQSKSTEAEEPTLKRRRAQNPKIAEAVRRLHNSENNPCRYNPEQGLLSPHNVETTNHLREAISNSPDFSDVDGNTVEAACKTYFENVRRSYRYSKPEFSSKAEAARQSSKSRSRRKRLLEARRTVLRDGEGEIFKSATVDLMSDEEDGVVNGVAGWIVRPPPSRSQELSELCAVLQARLEANPKYHHRRLK; via the exons ATGGCCTTCAAGGAAATAAAAGAGGAAGACTTTGCTGATTTCCTCCAAGAGTATATACAACAAACGAGAGAGGACAAATCAAACAGTCCACCACCCTGCAAAGAAGAGACATGCTTCACGGAGGGAATGAAAGTGGAAGAAGAGACTCTCTTAATGGAACACAGTGATCATGGTCCGACTTCCAGCAGCAAGGCATCACAAACATTACAACTGACCACGTCTGAGGCGGAGATTGATGAAGACTTTCAAGATTATTACCAAGAAAGCATGCATAACATGCAGGAAAAGAATGACAACAAAGACACAAACCAAACAG TTCCTCTGCAAGGATGCAGATATGGCAGCAAAACAGCTTCCAGTCCAAAGATGGAACTCAAAATCATTCTGAATGCAATCAGCGGGTTGTCTAACATGATGACAAACACCATGAGGGTATACATGGAGAGGATTGACCAGAGATTCAATGTATTGGAGGCCAGATTGGATGCTGTTGAGAAAGGCTTGGAGGGCCTGCAGTCTAATGTCTTGCAGTCTAAATCGACAGAAGCTGAGGAGCCCACCCTAAAGAGAAGACGTGCACAGAATCCAAAAATTGCG GAAGCAGTTCGCCGCCTGCACAACTCGGAGAACAACCCTTGTCGTTACAATCCAGAACAAGG ACTGCTATCTCCTCACAATGTGGAGACGACAAATCACTTGAGGGAGGCCATATCTAACAGTCCGGACTTCAGTGATGTAGATGGCAACACTGTTGAGG cgGCATGCAAGACATATTTTGAGAATGTGCGGAGGAGCTACCGTTACAGCAAGCCTGAATTTTCATCGAAGGCAGAGGCGGCAAGGCAGTCATCTAAAAGCCGCTCCAGGAGGAAGAGG CTTCTTGAAGCGAGGCGTACCGTCCTACGGGATGGTGAGGGTGAAATCTTCAAGAGCGCTACCGTCGACCTGATGTCCGATGAGGAGGATGGCGTCGTCAATGGTGTGGCTGGGTGGATTGTTCGACCACCGCCTTCACGCAGCCAAGAGCTGAGTGAGCTGTGTGCTGTATTGCAGGCGCGGTTGGAGGCGAATCCGAAGTATCACCACAGAAGATTGAAATAA